One Rhinolophus ferrumequinum isolate MPI-CBG mRhiFer1 chromosome 10, mRhiFer1_v1.p, whole genome shotgun sequence genomic window, tacttgcggtttttgcaattacgtatttttaaccttttaaactgcaattacttttacaccaacctgaTATTTCACCTTCTGGGAGCAATAGGAATGAAAGAACTGCCACTGAGCTTGGGGAAATACAGAGTTCTACTAATCCAAACTTGCTCCTGGAGTCTCAAGCCCATATTTGAAACAAGCAAACCCAAATACTCACAATATATCTAAGAGGCACAAATTAAAGTTTTCCGGTAGACCTATATCGTTACATGTATCAAAAGCCTGTCATTAGCTTTGAagcttctgaaaaagaaataatgaaaaacaatgcaCTCTCTCATTAAAGATTTCCTTCATACCTGTATTTTGCAAAGatgttgaaaagatttttattgtattGCATCTGTTCTTTTCTGTTAAGAGTAAGGCCAGTTCCTTTTTACGCtgaatggttttatttttgagaatacCATATTCTAAAGTCTTATTTGTCAAAAGTTGCTCTTTTAAGTAGCTGTCATTTTGCATATTCTGGTACTTTTGTCTGAGGTTCTGTAGAATTTCATCCTGCTGATGTTTTTCTTGAGTAcactgaaaaactaaaattaatagaatacatataatataaaaatgtagtcATAATACTTAAATgttgcaattaaaaaaacagaaaaaaaatctcactttgaCAATCAACCCATTTCATTACTTTAATTAgcaatttgacatttaaaaagtaacaccTCAGTAAATTgactaaaaaatgaaatatcaaacCTCTTGCTACTAGCAACTTAagtgtataataaataaaataaggtatcTGAATAAAATTATGATGGCAACACCTTACCattcaatttaatttctttttaataattagcacattatttacaaataggaaacaaagtaaaaaccATTCAGTCAACAGTTAGTAAACACATCTTCTGAGTATGAAAATCTACACTAAGAAACACGAAGAAATAGCACCATCATTATTAAATAGAATATCCataggagaaaagatgaaaatataaatatgtcattttatcTGAGTGTAACATATTAGTGACTTTCTCTAAAGATATCAAGGAattcaaataaaagataaaagttgaTGAATTCAAGATTCTAACATCCATTAAAGAACCACTCATTTTACtaaatcatttcttcattgtattcttagaaaaatcaagagaaaaccATAAGTTCTTGTGAAAAGTTTTGTCTCAAAGAATGTATATCTAAGATTCACAATGATCTAAACTTCAAAGGCAGAATATTACTAAGTCCTGTATCAAAGGGAATATTACCATATGTTATACAAAATGAGGCAGCTCATTACAGCTGCAGAATCACTGGAATAGGAAAGTAAAGTGAAAATCACACTGGGATGTGTCAGGAAAAATCACCAAGAGAGAGCCATCTGGGACATTCCCTAATTATAGCCAGGAAATAATTGATGGTACATGGTTAATATCTACAAAATTAGTGGTTAGTGCTATGACTCAGACAGAAGGATGTATTTCAATTACTCACTCATTGTCCCCAGCACGATAACTGTCATCAATAGAAGTAAACAGAGGATCCCTAGAGTCCTTGAAATGAGATGCCAGGGTCCTGAAAACtctttaaataaagaagaaaataatcatcaGGGATATAGCTTAGCCTATTACTAACCTTCACCTGGAATACCATTTGAAACTAAGAGACAAACGTTCtctaaaaatttttacaaaatgataTCATACAAATTGATTTAAATTTGAGATACAGTAATTACAGTTTTAAGGTTTCAGAGTTCTGACATATACCCATTGTAGAAATCCTACATGAGAACAGTTCTATAGGATTTCAAAAGTATAGGCATCCCTTACAAAAGCAGAGGACAATAGGCACAACGCACATTTAAGAGAATCCACACTGACGTGGGTACTCCTTGCTATGATCACAACCAATCATggagaggaaacaaaaagcaGTTACTATTCTTGAGACATTGGTAGCCAACAGTGGATATTCTGAAGCTGCCAATGTGATTGGGGTCCATCCTGAAAGATGTTTCAAGAAAtcgactttcttttctttctcatcaattctatttttctctagaCAATGCTATATTTATCCTTGGGTGTTCTCAGTATATAAAAGCTGTATCTCTTATTATCACTacattaaaactataaaagttatTCTCAATTTAGATTTTGTGACAATATTTGAaagtagagagagagaacagaaaaattagaatgcCTCTTTTGATTTGAACATTTTGCAGCTTTATTGCCATTAAGcatcagaaaatatttcagacaCCTAAAATATCTTTTGTCTAAATAAAAGTGCATTTTTCATCTCTTAAACATTCTGTAAgacttttatttctctaggaAATGCAGTGTTTTCTTGAGTCTCTAGTCTGTTCTTTACTTTTAAAGGCCTCAAAAATTCCTCTGACCCAATTTGAATGAAAACACTCTGTTAGCTTCTCcaattgaaaataattcattgttttctccacACTCACAAACttagaaaaattgaaataaaaaagacgTGCACTACTATGCCAATTACGGTTTTTGTATTACCATCTGAGAACCTGAAGTAcaaataggaattttttttcaaattttaagagTTTGACAATGCATAAGAGACAGGTAAATCTAGACACTTAAAACATACCTTTGTCATCACTTTTCTCAGGCATTTGAGTACCACCAGGCCTTAATCTGTTTTGTGACTCTGAAGAAGACTGAAGAAATCTCGGGGTTGAATAAACTACTTCTTGATTGCTCATCTCTAGAATACAAAGAGAAAGATGTTTTGCATTAAAACCTTTGCATTGGGATGATgtctaaagaaaatttaaaatgtcagtctATAGGAACATACCAGAAATAAGAGTTAtctgtgtatgtctgtctgtGATGTGGGTGTGTGTTTATTAACTACTTCAAGTGCCTAAAGCACATAGACTGAGACTGATTTATATAAGAAATTTATGTAAGATTACTGCCATGAttattagaaaacacagaaaaaaaattcttccccCCTTTTCCGCCTCTCCCCCACTCCAgtttaagccgttgtttctcggtctagttgtgtaggacacagctccctggcccatgctggtattatgagacttgcactccccctggctgaggcaatTGGTCatcagctcacagcagctcacagcagctcgcTGCTCATGCAGCCCatagcagcccacggcagcccacggcagcccacggcagcccagctccagggagagccattgttcacaatcttagctgaagagggtgcagctcactggtccatgtgggaatcaaaccagcgaccttggcattaggagcacagcgctccaaccacctgagccaccgggctggcccagaaattttgtttttaatgtactAATAGATTGAATAGGCTGGGTCCTATTCACCTAGGCAATCTAGCTCAAAAT contains:
- the LOC117029129 gene encoding killer cell lectin-like receptor 2, with product MSNQEVVYSTPRFLQSSSESQNRLRPGGTQMPEKSDDKEFSGPWHLISRTLGILCLLLLMTVIVLGTMIFQCTQEKHQQDEILQNLRQKYQNMQNDSYLKEQLLTNKTLEYGILKNKTIQRKKELALLLTEKNRCNTIKIFSTSLQNTDKLFEGCGMNCYYFTAESKTWTECKQICQNYGSSLLKIDDADERTFLQSKINRNMYWIGLSFNGGEKKWEWIDSGTSGLDLKIWNLSSGIGKCAFLSSTRLTDVDCTKTYNCICEKRIDCIVSGLIETKEERP